A part of Paenibacillus sp. 481 genomic DNA contains:
- a CDS encoding amino acid permease, producing the protein MSQDNSQQLRRSLKTRHLTMIALGGSIGTGLFLASGGAIAQAGPGGALLAYIAVGIMVYFLMTSLGELATYMPESGSFSTYATRFVDPAFGFALGWNFWFNWAITIASELVAATLIIKYWFPDSNSFLWSFLFLSVIFLFNFLSVKGYGESEFWFAIIKIATVIVFLVVGVLMIFGIIGGPPVGFENFNLGGNGAFHGGFFAILGIFMAAGYSFQGTELVGVAAGESENPRESVPRAIRQVFWRILFFYVLAIFVIAMLIPYTHPSLLASGVDAINTSPFTLVFERAGFAFAAAVMNAVILSSVLSAGNSGMYASTRVLWVLAKEGKAPKFLAKLNKRGVPVNALLLTSAVGMLAFLASFFGDGVVYIWLLNASGMCGFIAWLGIAISHYRFRRAFVKQGRDLKELPYRARWFPFGPLFAFALCMFVIIGQNFQAFIGDAIDWKGLIMTYIGLPLFLAVWLGYKLKHRTKLIPLEECRFNDEAPTKL; encoded by the coding sequence ATGAGTCAAGACAATAGTCAGCAACTACGAAGAAGTCTCAAAACGCGTCATTTGACGATGATTGCGCTCGGTGGTTCTATCGGTACAGGTTTGTTCCTCGCGAGCGGCGGCGCTATTGCGCAAGCTGGACCAGGTGGGGCGCTGTTAGCCTACATAGCCGTCGGTATTATGGTTTATTTTCTAATGACAAGTTTAGGTGAGTTAGCTACGTATATGCCTGAATCAGGCTCCTTCAGTACTTACGCAACCCGCTTCGTCGATCCGGCGTTCGGATTTGCGCTAGGCTGGAACTTCTGGTTCAACTGGGCGATTACGATCGCCTCAGAGCTAGTAGCAGCTACACTCATCATTAAATATTGGTTCCCAGACAGCAACTCGTTCTTGTGGAGCTTTTTGTTCCTTAGCGTCATCTTTTTGTTTAACTTCTTATCTGTAAAAGGATATGGCGAGTCGGAGTTTTGGTTTGCAATTATTAAAATTGCGACCGTTATCGTTTTCCTAGTCGTCGGTGTACTGATGATTTTCGGAATTATTGGCGGACCACCTGTTGGCTTTGAGAACTTTAATCTAGGGGGTAACGGTGCTTTCCACGGCGGATTCTTCGCCATTCTCGGTATATTCATGGCAGCAGGCTACTCGTTCCAAGGAACGGAGCTAGTCGGTGTTGCCGCAGGTGAGAGCGAAAACCCACGTGAAAGTGTACCACGTGCCATTCGCCAAGTGTTCTGGCGTATTTTATTCTTTTATGTGTTGGCGATTTTCGTTATCGCCATGCTCATTCCATATACGCATCCGAGCTTGCTTGCAAGCGGCGTAGATGCTATTAATACGAGTCCATTTACACTCGTATTTGAAAGAGCGGGCTTCGCCTTTGCCGCTGCTGTTATGAACGCGGTCATTTTATCTTCGGTGTTATCCGCGGGTAACTCCGGTATGTATGCATCGACACGCGTGCTGTGGGTATTGGCGAAGGAAGGCAAAGCGCCCAAGTTCCTTGCTAAGCTGAACAAGCGTGGCGTACCTGTTAATGCACTGCTGCTTACGAGCGCAGTCGGGATGCTCGCGTTTCTTGCAAGCTTTTTCGGAGACGGCGTCGTCTACATTTGGTTGTTGAACGCATCTGGAATGTGCGGCTTTATCGCATGGCTCGGTATCGCGATCAGCCATTACCGCTTCCGTCGCGCTTTCGTTAAGCAAGGACGTGATTTGAAAGAGCTGCCTTATCGAGCACGTTGGTTCCCATTCGGTCCACTGTTCGCCTTTGCGCTCTGTATGTTCGTCATTATCGGCCAGAACTTCCAAGCCTTTATCGGAGATGCGATTGACTGGAAAGGCTTGATCATGACGTATATCGGCTTGCCGCTGTTCTTGGCGGTATGGCTCGGCTACAAGCTGAAGCATCGGACAAAGCTTATCCCGTTGGAAGAATGTCGCTTTAATGATGAGGCACCAACTAAATTGTAA